In Gavia stellata isolate bGavSte3 chromosome 28, bGavSte3.hap2, whole genome shotgun sequence, a single genomic region encodes these proteins:
- the LRRC3C gene encoding leucine-rich repeat-containing protein 3C, protein MPVAERVLLRSVTMWLLLQSLLLLASCLRSAAAFPKGCYPSEEEGLKTFRCSNARLTEVPRDIPNDTNKLYLDSNRIPFLPRDAFQDLPLLLELDLSHNAIASVESGAFRGLAEHLHSLDLSSNRLVSVSKDAFSNLKAKVNLSNNPWLCDCRLQELIRTVDLAAGSSGGIVCDSSAQEEHIGKAFLQVIANTDFCNVYKKTTDIAMLVTMFGWFAMVISYLVYYVRQNQEDARRHLEYLKSLPSKQRRSEESSTISTVV, encoded by the coding sequence ATGCCTGTGGCAGAGCGGGTCCTCCTCCGCTCGGTGACCATGTggctgctcctgcagagcctcctcctcctggcctCCTGCCTCCGCTCGGCTGCTGCGTTCCCCAAGGGCTGCTACCCCTCGGAAGAGGAGGGGCTGAAGACCTTCCGCTGCAGCAACGCTCGGCTGACCGAGGTCCCCAGAGACATACCCAACGACACCAACAAGCTCTACCTGGACTCCAACCGAATCCCCTTCCTGCCCCGTGACGCCTTCCAGGACCTGCCGCTCCTGCTGGAGCTGGATCTGTCCCACAATGCCATTGCCAGCGTCGAGAGCGGGGCTTTCCGGGGCCTGGCAGAGCACCTGCACTCTCTGGACTTGTCTTCCAACAGGCTGGTGTCGGTCAGCAAAGATGCCTTTAGCAACCTGAAGGCCAAGGTCAACCTCTCCAACAACCCCTGGCTGTGTGACTGTCGGCTGCAGGAGCTGATCCGCACGGTGGACCTGGCGGCTGGCTCCTCGGGCGGCATCGTGTGCGACTCCTCCGCGCAGGAGGAGCACATCGGCAAAGCTTTCCTGCAGGTGATCGCCAACACGGACTTCTGCAACGTGTACAAAAAGACCACAGACATCGCCATGCTGGTCACCATGTTCGGCTGGTTCGCCATGGTGATCTCCTACCTGGTCTACTACGTGCGGCAGAACCAGGAGGACGCCCGGCGGCACCTGGAGTATCTCAAGTCCCTGCCCAGCAAGCAGCGGAGGTCGGAGGAGTCGTCCACCATCAGCACCGTGGTGTGA
- the ZPBP2 gene encoding zona pellucida-binding protein 2, with the protein MAGGGGRPRSAPGALLGMAAAVVAGLVRAAPKEEQHSVDLIEKNYVYGNIKHEVNVYVKVFTNSPFLVCMDLARSQEEVIDPKYLWIGPDGKNLEGRMYVNLTETGELMVMGFKESMSGAYTCTLSHKIIETTTQEEREMFEAYKFMVYAYREADHTYQVFVRFTTKECKLAANGQFFEELKKVLNNVISDLTCHIIESSYKCHSVKIPKQGLLHELFVSFQVNPFAPGWEEVCHQVPYDCEDATNMRVQEARNRIGEFFNKQMYALKHEFQTVPTIHYVDNSFSVTRIDSCRPGFGKNDITHKNCASCCVVCDPGTYSPNNEVTCQICTRPRVKKYGARSC; encoded by the exons atggccgggggcggcgggcggccgcgcTCCGCCCCGGGGGCCCTGCTGGGGATGGCGGCGGCGGTGGTGGCGGGCTTGG TGAGAGCTGCACCTAAGGAAGAGCAACATTCTGTTGATTTAATAGAAAAGAATTATGTTTATGGCAATATCAAACATGAAG TTAACGTGTATGTTAAGGTGTTTACAAATAGCCCGTTTCTAGTATGCATGGATTTGGCTCGTTCTCAAGAAGAAGTAATAGATCCCAAGTATTTGTGGATTGGTCCAGATGGAAAAAATTTAGAAG GACGAATGTATGTGAATCTTACAGAAACAGGAGAGCTGATGGTGATGGGTTTTAAGGAGTCTATGTCTGGAGCCTACACTTGCACTCTTTCTCACAAAATCATAGAAACCACGacacaagaagaaagagaaatgtttgAGGCATATAAATTTATGGTGTACG CATACAGGGAAGCTGACCATACGTATCAGGTATTTGTTCGCTTTACCACAAAGGAATGCAAGCTAGCAGCTAACGGCCAGTTCTTTGAGGAACTAAAGAAAGTCTTAAATAACGTCATCTCTGATCTGACGTGTCACATCATAGAGTCATCCTACAAATGCCATTCTGTCAAGATACCAAAACAAGGCCTCCTGCATGAACTATTTGTTAGTTTTCAAG TAAATCCTTTTGCACCAGGATGGGAAGAAGTTTGCCACCAGGTTCCTTACGATTGTGAAGATGCAACAAACATGAGAGTTCAAGAG GCAAGAAATCGCATTGGAGAGTTTTTCAATAAACAGATGTATGCTTTGAAGCATGAGTTTCAAACTGTTCCTACAATCCACTATGTGGACAACAGTTTCTCAGTTACTCGCATTGACAGTTGTCGACCAGGTTTTGGGAAAAACGATATCACCCACAAGAACTGCGCTAGTTGCTGCg TGGTTTGTGATCCTGGAACTTACAGTCCTAACAACGAAGTGACCTGCCAGATTTGTACAAGGCCTCGAGTCAAAAAGTACGGAGCAAGGTCTTGCTAA